From the genome of Arthrobacter russicus:
GCCGGCGACCTGGATGCCCACGCAGACCTCGTTCCGGTGCGATTACACGAAGGCCTGGATCGCGGTGAAGTCGTACTGGAAGCTCTCCGTGGATACCGCGGAGAAGAAAGCACTGCAGAAGGAATTGAACGCCTGCGCCTAGCAGATGAGGAGCACGTCAAGGCCAGTAGTTAGCCGTGACGCGGCGGGATGGTGTCCCCCGCCTCCGCGAAGATGAACTCCCGAACCGGTCATCGGCGGGGCCACCGCACGCCTCACCACGCATAAGCCTCCGGCGCTGGACCACCCGGACCGGGGAAGATCTCGTCCAACCGCGCCAAGTCGGCCTTCTTGAGGCGCACCTTCAAAGCCTCCAGGGATCCCTCCAGCTGCGCGACGGTCCGCGGGCCCACGATCGGCCCGGTCACGCCGTCCTGCGCCAGCAGCCAGGCCAGCCCGACGTTCGCCGGGTGGTGCCCCAATTCCTTGCTGAACGCCTCGAATGCCTTGATCTTGTCCCGATTGGCGGCCAACAGGCCCTTCCGGTAATCGTCCGTGCCGCGCACCGCCGTCTTGCCCTTGGCCAGGACACCGCCCAAGAGGCCACCGGCCAGCGGTGACCACGGGATCACGCCCAGCCCGTAGTGCCGTGCCGCCGGAAGCACTTCCAGCTCAACGTTCCGATTCATCAGGTTGTAGATCGACTGCTCGCTCACCAGACCCAGGAAATGCCTGGACGCGGCGGCTTCACTGGCCTGGGCGATATGCCATCCGGCGAAGTTCGACGAGCCGACATAGAGCACTTTCCCCTGCTGGATCAACACATCCATCGCTTGCCAGATCTCGTCCCAGGGCGTGTTCCGCTGCACGTGGTGGAACTGGTAGAGGTCGATGTAGTCGGTCTGCAGCCGTTTCAGTGAAGCCTCTACCTGACGGCGGATGTGTTTTGCGGACAGCCCCTCCGAATTTGGCCCATCGCCCATGGACCCGTACACCTTGGTCGCCAGCACCACGTCTTCGCGCTTGCCGGATGCAGCGAACCAATTGCCGATGATGTTCTCCGTGCTGCCCTTTTTGTCCCAGCCGTAGACATTGGCAGTGTCGAAAAAATTGATTCCGACGCCGACTGCCCGGTCCATGATCTGGTGGCTGTCCGCTTCGGTGGTCACTGGGCCGAAGTTCATGGTGCCCAGAACCAACCGTGAGACCTGGAGGCCGCTTCGACCGAGGTAGGTGTACTCCATGATTTTCCCGATTCGCCGCTCTGAATGCTTGGTCCAGACCGACTCAACTCCGCTTGCCTGAGCCTGTCAAGACGCGCCGCGCCCGGTCGATTCGCTACTCTGAGAGCGAAATTTCACCCCAAATACGTCGAAAATCGGGGGAAAACCGCCAATTTCCGGGGAAATCCGGGCGTTTTCACTGGCCAATCCCGGCATAACTGGTATGTTTTCGAACAGTGGCTAGAACACACCCCGTGTTTTGGCTCGATCCGAGGTCCAGGAGGACATAAATGGCTAAGAACCGTAGTGAGCTCGTCGCTGAAGTTGCTGCCAAGGCTGAAACCAGCCAGGCTGCTGTGAACAACGTGCTGGACGCGCTGTTCTCGACCTTCGAGAGCTCCGTCGCCGCCGGCGAGAAGATCACCATCCCGGGCTGGCTCGCCGTTGAGCGTACCGACCGTGCAGCCCGTACCGGCCGCAACCCGCAGACCGGTGAGACCATCCAGATTGCAGCCGGCCACAGCGTCAAGCTGACCGCCGGCTCCAAGCTGAAGGCTGCTGTCGCGAAGAAGGCTCCCGCGAAGAAGGCTCCGGCCAAGAAGAAGTAATTTTTCTTCCCAGCACTTTGGCTGAGGGCGGTTCCCATCGGGGAGCCGCCCTCAACTGTTTCCCCGGCCCGGGGACAGGCCCGGGGCCCCGAAGCCTGGTCCCACTGAGTAAGCGGGCCCAGTGGGACAAAACGGCCTGGTCCCACTGAGTTGGCCAACTCAGTGGGACCAGACCGATGCGTTCAAAAGCATCCCTGGCCAATCGAAGCGCCAAGCCTCAAAGCCGCCAAGCCCCCGGGATTAGCCCAGAATCGGCCGGTACCCGACAATGGAGAAGTGCCAGTCGCAGTTGCCAGACCGAACAAGTCCCAAGATGCCGCCAAACCCGTACCGGGAATCCGCAATGCTTGGTTGCTGATCGCTGCTCTGGCCTTGGCGCTGGGCCTCACCGGCGCCTTGCTGTTCGGCGGTGCCGCAGCGGCCCGTGGTCTGCTGGATCCGGGCCCCTTGGTGCGCTGGGGTCTGCCCGGCGCCCTGGCGGTGCACAACGTCGCAGTAGCCGCCGTCGTCGGTGCTTTGATTTTCGCCGTGGTGATCCTGCCCAAAGACAAAATCGCCAAAGGCCGCAGCAGCAGTAGCAGCAATACCGAGGAGCATCCGGCCTTCGCCAGGGCGATGACGCTCGCCGCCGTCGCCGCAGTGGTCTGGACCTTCGCCGCGATCTCGGTGTT
Proteins encoded in this window:
- a CDS encoding aldo/keto reductase, whose translation is MEYTYLGRSGLQVSRLVLGTMNFGPVTTEADSHQIMDRAVGVGINFFDTANVYGWDKKGSTENIIGNWFAASGKREDVVLATKVYGSMGDGPNSEGLSAKHIRRQVEASLKRLQTDYIDLYQFHHVQRNTPWDEIWQAMDVLIQQGKVLYVGSSNFAGWHIAQASEAAASRHFLGLVSEQSIYNLMNRNVELEVLPAARHYGLGVIPWSPLAGGLLGGVLAKGKTAVRGTDDYRKGLLAANRDKIKAFEAFSKELGHHPANVGLAWLLAQDGVTGPIVGPRTVAQLEGSLEALKVRLKKADLARLDEIFPGPGGPAPEAYAW
- a CDS encoding HU family DNA-binding protein; protein product: MAKNRSELVAEVAAKAETSQAAVNNVLDALFSTFESSVAAGEKITIPGWLAVERTDRAARTGRNPQTGETIQIAAGHSVKLTAGSKLKAAVAKKAPAKKAPAKKK